One Methylomonas sp. LL1 DNA window includes the following coding sequences:
- a CDS encoding sodium-dependent transporter translates to MTDKTQSIHGQWSSRFAFILAATGSAVGLGNIWKFPYITGENGGGAFVMVYLLCVAALGIPIMIAEIMLGRRGRQSPINTMKSLAAEAGADPRWHYLGWCGMLAGFLILAYYSVIAGWALAYLVKAFFGVFMNSNAEEIKRLFENLMESPIQQIFWHTVFMVLTMHYVMRGVQNGLEKAVHFLMPALFVILILLVAYAMSSGAYEQGMAFLFNPDFSKIDADAVLTAMGHAFFTLSLGMGAIMVYGSYLPNHVSIAKTTFFIAGADTVVALLAGIAIFPLVFANNLEASSGPGLIFQTLPLAFGHMGGGWLFGLLFFVLLIFAALSSSISLIEPAVAWLVENKNLDRRQASIWSGSACWLLGVGVVFSFNIWSEVKLFDKNLFQLLDYLTANLMLPLGGVAIAIFAGWMMKQSHAEQELEIPAEGFKAWQFLIKYVAPAAVFLVFLHVLGVL, encoded by the coding sequence ATGACCGACAAAACCCAATCCATCCACGGCCAGTGGTCGTCGCGTTTCGCATTCATTCTGGCCGCCACCGGTTCCGCGGTCGGCCTGGGTAATATCTGGAAATTCCCCTACATCACCGGCGAAAACGGTGGTGGCGCCTTTGTGATGGTGTATCTGCTCTGCGTGGCCGCTTTGGGCATCCCCATCATGATTGCCGAAATCATGCTGGGCCGGCGCGGACGGCAAAGCCCGATCAACACCATGAAATCTCTGGCCGCCGAAGCCGGCGCCGATCCACGCTGGCATTACCTGGGTTGGTGCGGCATGCTCGCCGGCTTTCTGATTTTGGCCTATTACAGCGTCATAGCCGGCTGGGCCTTGGCCTATCTGGTCAAAGCTTTTTTCGGCGTTTTCATGAACAGCAATGCCGAGGAAATCAAACGCTTGTTCGAAAATCTGATGGAAAGCCCGATTCAACAGATTTTCTGGCACACTGTATTTATGGTACTCACCATGCATTACGTGATGCGCGGCGTACAAAATGGCTTGGAAAAAGCCGTGCATTTCCTGATGCCTGCCTTGTTTGTGATCCTGATTTTATTGGTGGCTTATGCCATGTCGTCCGGCGCATATGAACAAGGCATGGCCTTTTTATTCAATCCCGATTTCAGCAAAATAGACGCTGACGCGGTACTGACCGCGATGGGTCACGCCTTCTTTACCCTGAGCCTGGGCATGGGCGCCATCATGGTCTACGGATCGTATCTACCCAACCATGTTTCGATCGCCAAAACCACCTTCTTCATCGCCGGCGCCGATACCGTCGTGGCCTTGCTGGCCGGCATCGCAATCTTTCCGTTAGTATTCGCCAACAACCTGGAAGCCAGCTCCGGACCCGGCCTGATTTTCCAAACCCTGCCACTGGCTTTCGGCCACATGGGCGGCGGCTGGCTATTTGGCCTGCTGTTTTTTGTGCTGCTGATTTTTGCCGCACTGTCTTCGTCCATTTCCTTGATCGAGCCGGCCGTGGCCTGGCTGGTCGAAAACAAGAACCTCGACCGCCGCCAGGCCAGCATCTGGTCCGGCTCGGCCTGCTGGTTACTGGGTGTCGGCGTGGTGTTTTCGTTCAACATCTGGTCCGAGGTCAAGCTGTTCGACAAAAACCTGTTCCAATTGCTCGACTATCTGACCGCCAATCTGATGTTACCGCTGGGTGGAGTGGCGATTGCGATATTCGCCGGCTGGATGATGAAACAGTCGCACGCGGAACAAGAACTGGAGATCCCGGCCGAAGGTTTTAAAGCATGGCAATTTTTGATCAAGTATGTGGCGCCAGCGGCGGTATTCCTGGTGTTTTTACATGTACTGGGAGTGCTTTAA
- a CDS encoding type II toxin-antitoxin system RatA family toxin, translating into MISVVQKSALVKFSAKQMFDLVDDIESYPQFLPWCSGSRILKREDDIVEGQIDIAKAGFHKSFTTRNRIDRGGKIQISLLDGPFKSLEGFWSFMPLREDASKISLDLEFEISGVLANLAFGPVFNQICNTMVSSFTQRAKAIYGG; encoded by the coding sequence ATGATCTCGGTGGTACAAAAGAGCGCGCTGGTAAAATTTTCCGCGAAGCAAATGTTCGACCTGGTCGACGACATCGAATCCTACCCGCAATTTCTGCCCTGGTGCAGCGGCAGCCGGATTTTAAAGCGGGAAGACGACATCGTCGAGGGCCAAATCGATATAGCCAAGGCCGGCTTTCATAAATCGTTTACCACCCGCAACCGCATCGATCGCGGCGGAAAAATTCAAATCAGCTTGCTGGACGGGCCGTTCAAATCCCTGGAAGGCTTTTGGAGCTTCATGCCCTTGCGTGAAGACGCCAGCAAGATTTCGCTGGACCTGGAGTTCGAAATCTCCGGCGTGCTGGCCAACTTGGCCTTCGGCCCGGTGTTCAACCAAATCTGTAACACCATGGTCAGTTCGTTCACTCAACGCGCCAAAGCTATCTATGGCGGATGA